The following DNA comes from Anopheles arabiensis isolate DONGOLA chromosome 3, AaraD3, whole genome shotgun sequence.
CATGAATGTGTTTGACCATTTTCAACGCTGGCTGGAAAAACCGTTGCAAAGAATGATTAAAATCAATCAGCTCACCGACATCTCACCGGACATGCTAAAGAAAGGAAGCAAGCATCTAAAGCAGACGGTTAAAAATAGCTCGTACGATCTGGCTACATTGCTGGAGATAATCCCACTCACCCAAGAGCCGATCGTGGTCGAAACGACTGAAATTCTGTCTAGTCCAATCACCTTCACAGTCACTCAACGTACAACGTACAACGAACAAGTAAACGAGCAGGTGAACAGCGCTGCATTGTATTACTTTTCTTGGTGGCTCATCACATTACCGATTGTAGTAGCGTCGTGGATTTAATGTTTAAAACGGTCTCCATGTGCTTGTGCACAGAGACGGAGGACATGGCGAGGATACATTCATCGACGGTtagaaaaagcaaacaaaaggaGCAACATATAATCACACCGATAGAGCAACATCGTTTGTAGATGAAGATCACACCGATAATCATAATTCctgagaagaagagagagagagagagaaagagagagagagatagatagagagagagagagagagagagagagagggagaattAGAGAGACAGAAGGTGAAAAAGCTAGTGTATACGAGAGAGAAAGCATGGTAGTGATTGAGtaagagaagaaagagaaaaagtatTTTTGAAGACATAATATTAAGACTTAAATCGTGTTGTTCACAAATACTGGTTTTTGCTCCAGTTAGTAGCCAACGGAAGCTAGAAGGAACAGTGAAAGGAGGGAACACTACATCATAACCATATTTAGAGACTAAAAAAGCGTTAGAgttatttagttttatttgtatGTCTTTCCCAAAAAAGCCATGCATTTCCAaatcaacgaaaaaaacattgatttccttttcattATATGTTCTTTTCACActattttctaaattaatttatctCATCGCgtagttttgattttttacgtTCAACATGATTTTCGTCATTTATCGTTGAAGCGCAAAAATATCtctctatttatttatctatttatctACACTCTAAACGAAAACATCTTGAAAAACATTCCGTAAAATTATAATTGGAGCGCAAAAGTTGAGTGATCGTGATGAGGAAAATTGATGTTCTTTAAGATCATCTTATAGCGAGGTACCGGATGCTCTAACTacacatttatttgtttattaattcTCTTAGACCAGCTGTTATCGaataaatttgtttgctgcttaTTTTTCCGTGTCGACCGTTGAGGAAATTCATTGAAAGAACGAATTCAATCCACGTTTTGCTCCGTCGTAGCTGCAGAGAAGCGACAAAGGTTAGTGACCTTTGTCCTTTGTTAGTGCCTAAATTCTTTCATGACGGCTTTCAGTGTTCCAGCGGTTCCCTCAAATATATTTAATGCGGACAACAAAATGATATAACGAACTCCAATGAAATGAGGTAAACATCCACCCAAGCATTTAGGAAAAAGTATGAGTATTTTTTTAGTAGGTCTCAATGGATCAGAAGTGGAACATCTCCGCAACCCGGTTGTGAATCGATATCTATAGGGTCATTTTAGCTGGTACGAAAGTCTGACGTTACTGGATTAACAGATATTTGCAAGGCCCAGCGGTCCCGTAGTACAATCGTCATCTCCCAAATGTCAAATGCAAATGCCCGTTGTAATTATCTTAAAGGCGATTACAATACCTGGTTGATCTGATCAGTGAATTAGATCGGGTTGATGCTTACGCGCAAGCATTTTCCACTAAACGACGATAAAGGAATAAGatgaaaaatgcacacacaaccTTTCAGCTTGAGTTTAAAATAGCAAGTGTTTATTAACAATTCAAAAACTTCTTACAATCTATTTTACATTCTAGGTTAACCCGTGAATCCGTGAATGGATGCATGGATCGCTAGCGATCCTAGCCCGTTGCTTATTGCACCGAGTTGTGCGTATGCAGATCGCGTTATGCTTATTTCGTATGGCGATCCACGGAAAggatattatttatttaggaTAACGATAATGATCCCTGAGTAGAATATTTTGCGTTATTCTGAACTGTTGATTAGTCTGTGCCATGCTGTTGCAGATTTGCTCAGCTACAATTGTTAGAAATCTGATCCTTTTTGTGATACGCATGTTCGTACAGCGTTTCCTGtctgtgttttattattttgggtGAATACAAAAAGACAGCTTGCGACGTATgttgatttttaaaaaatctaGCCTTATCTTATTTAACGTTTCTGTCTACCTTAAATTCGCAAATGGCCGTTAAGTTTAAAAATGTGATCATCATGGCGATCGCTCgtaaaaagaaattgaaataaatgaaacttatgaaattaaaaaagtcACGTATGCAAcaaataatgataaagcgAAGTGAAAGGATGGTGAAGAGGGGAAGGAGGGCAGAAAGAAAACGTGGGTGTGAACTATTTTTCGACCATTATCATTATGGCGAAAACACGGTCGCGTACCGAAGTTTTTTTGCCTGCCCTGCCCCATCCCCACGGTGGCGTGTTTCTTGTGCCAGGAATTTTCCATCCACTCGAGCAAATCCACACCGGCTCTTGCTGTTATTATTTCTTCCGCTCTCTGTTATCAAGGTCAAGGTATTTTCCTACTTGTGAACGAACTTGGCGAATGGAATCAACTGGAATGGGTCAATAGAACATCGCACTGAACCAGTACTATTAggtaatatgttttatattaGCGTGTAATTTGCACAATTCTAAATAAACCCCATTGATGATGTGTGCATGGTTTCGGAATCACTTCGCTGCATTTGCGCATTCGACGTGGCATATTTCGTGGCCAGCCGTACCTTGTCGCATTTTTACCAGCTGCATAGTAACGAGGGGTGATGCAAGCGCCGCCGACTTGGCTCGCGGGGTTTATCGTTGCGCGATAATGTCTTCGCCTCATCGCACCTCTTTCCCTCTACCGCCTAAGAAGAGACCTTTATCGTTTTGTTGTATGTATGAGTGCATACATACACGCTACACTCGGATCTTATGGAGCGACGCTGGTGTAGGAAGATAAATGTTAGTTTCGCTATCTTTCTCTATCGAATTCATTGAACATCCAGGAGTATGGAGGGTCTGATAAAGAGTTCGGTAGCTTGTACATATTAGCtaatttaaacatttacaAGCAAgcaagagttttttttaatgagaaATCGAACAGCGAGTGAACCTCATTAAATGATATGCGTCACAGgttcaaaaacaaactcaaacaAGTTTGAGGACTATGTTGAATATTATAAATCATTCTACTTTAAACATGTATTTTGTAAGTTATGCCTATGCAAACCGTTCAACACCCACCTACCTTTACACTCGCGCAGACGTAACTCGCGAGCGTTTTTTACGAACCGGTCTGTTGATACGTTATCTCGTTAAGTGCTGTCAAGATTACCCGCGTCAAAAAATTCCGGATTTCAGTGCCATGACCTACGACACACTGGCACGAGCTAAATCGCGTGCTGTATATTAGCGGCGGCTGCAGAGTGCAAATAAATGGGACATTGAAACGTGTGGGGTATACGTCACCCGACTGTGCACTAGTGGTTGTGTAGTCTGAGTGGAACTGTGGCATCGTTGAATCCATATGGATGAATCGGCTGTAGCAGTGGGCAATGTCATTTAACGCTTTAGGTGCCAGGCTgggtttgttattgtttctcTGTTCGGATGAGCGATTTTCGTTCACAATTTTTGTAACTGGCGCATTTGATGACGATTCCTTTTGTACACCAGCACTTTTCTTGGAGTGCCGGGAggacaaaataaacacaaataaaaaaccgATAACGCttgttaaattttcaaaagaaCAGAACACCGACCTCGATCTTTACCGCCTCCagattgtcgccgtcaactaatacaccGCTTTCCAGTTGGTCTAGGTCTACGGtaagcaggtacttcgtcttcgtcgcattgattctcaatccaatttttgctgcttcgcgtttgagttGGATGTACACCTCACACAGGTGTACAATCTATCTATCGCTGTCGTCTTGCCATTGATATCGATGCCATCTGCGATGCAAATCAATTGGAGAGAGTGATAGACGTTCTGTTTTCTCAATCGTCTATAGTTCTATACGCTTTGACGAGCTTCATGCCGTAGCATGCTGGCACGGCGATCTTGTTATCGCCCGGAAACGCTACCCCGAGATAACCGAGATAACACCACACCCAAATTCACAAACACcaacgaataaaaacaaacaaattgaactGACCGACTGACGTACTGTGTGTCCCACCTGCTGAATCACCGCCCATGGAGACACAGGGAGGTAGTCAGGGGTTATCTCCCCTAAACCACTCGTGTTCTTCCTGCACCGCCGGACATGTGTGTTCGCTCTGTTTTTGTGCGTGCATTGTTACTCAATGCACGGATTGGAATTATCCACTCCAAAACCAGAAGAATAAAGGCCGAAGCAATAGAAAGGCACCCACCAtacacgatttttttttttttcgtttcacaCACCTCGTTCCGTGTCGTTTACGGAAGGTAACTTTCAAGATGTGGGGTTGATACGATGTGGGACGCAAGGTCAATGATAAGCCATTTGGCGAAAGCGGGATTGGAACAGCATCCCCAGGccttttttgcaaatttgatTCCCAAACTATAGCAAAAATCGAGAACCACGTagctcgggaacagactgtatcaatatttaaaatacTAATTTAACTCCGATGCtatgtctgtgtctgtgttctGGTAAAACGGAACAATTGAACTATTTAGacaattatttttcatgcacATCAGTGTTTTGGTGGTCTTTGTGATGGGACGTCATTACTAGTGGTGGGTAAAGTGATAATGTGCGCACTCCCCCAGGACAACCCCCAGGACAATCGCATGGCAATCGGATTGAAGGcgcaacattttccatacaatccgcagtgttgcgttttcttcGCGCCAACTTTGCCTGTATTTTCAATGAGCCAAGCGATTTTACCCCCTCCTACACGCATTGTATCCTAAAGCACGCTTGTCGCGTCAACgttcaccacatacacacacatctccacaCTCAGGATACGACATCTTCCCTGTTGCTGTTCTGGACTCACCGtgcaaatagacatacagcgacaacgtcgcgcgcgacgaaaaatagctcaaaatttcactcggtgtagatcaaagtagctcatttgactcagtgaaccaactttttttttatttgaaaacacacaaaaataggttaaaatgtgttcaaatctattttttgcgtttggcattaatctggcttgtaaacaaagtagataattcgattatttcggatgaagcaaaagtgtcgcgcgagacgagtagctctgtttgcaaaattgagctactgtTATTCGCGCGCGACGTCGTCGCTCGCGACGTTGgcgctgtatgtctatttggacggtaaaGGACATGTGTAACCGCGAGGTATAAGTCTATCCCTcttaggccgcaaatacacgacgcgcgtttccgcccACTTAGGGCAGTGTGCACACTGAATTGTGCTACTTTACCCAAAACTAGTCATTACCTTCTTATCACTCGCTGTCATTAGCAGAATCGCCATCTCTTGATCGCTGCACTGATCGTACCAGCGCTTAGTACGCGTGAACAACTCGCCCTGAACAGTCGGCTTCCGTCGAGCAGTGGCGTAAGTCAAGTGGTTGGTAAGTGAAGAAGTGCCCGGATAGGGAAGAAACCCAGACCAAAATTTAGTTACGGGCGGTGCGGTTCCGTTTCTTGTTGCGCAGCAAGAGCGTTTTGTGATGGGCGGTGCATTTTGTATAGGGCAGTGCATTTGTGTGCTTGCGTTGGAGGGGTCTCTAGTGCAGGCACGTCAATTATGTCGTTCTTGCTTTCGCTTTCTCAGATGCCTTTTCCACCGACTTTCACCATTCTGTAGGCATGGCTATCTATGAATAAACTTCACGCAAGAAAGTGATGATGAGCTTCATAATTCAGGTGCGTGCTAACGTGTTGTATATGTTGAGTCGTAAGCAGCCCGAATGTATGCATCACTGATTTGGAAAATGCACTTCAAAATGGCACGTAGATATCAACGTCATTGCTTATCTTTCCCTCCCGCCcatttcccccctttttctAGGGTTGGCGGAAGTTCTGATAGATGAAGGCTTCTGTGGAGATGTGAAGACGGGTAATCAAGTAATGCATTTACgttattttcttgttttatcgTTGCAACAAATGTTAAAAGCGCGCAACGGGTTTAATTTCGTGATCACATTTGCACGGATAAAGTGAAAGGTTGCTTAGTGatatgtgtggttgtgtgtcgTCATCATTATCTTATATATTTTGATTGGCTATCCGACCAGATACAAAATAGGCATGCTACGCTGTGTATATCGGACCACCATGGACCACCACCAAAGTGATGTGATCGAGCACCCTTCCCTCCTCTCAATTTACCTCAACACAATCCTTTAAAACCGTTATCTTATCACCGAAATCAGGATTCCGATACTGTAACATTTACGCACGCGACTAGCGCACGCGGAGTTCGTGGCATCACCGCATCGTATCGCGCGCTATATATAAACTAGCTGGCCCGACAAACTGAGttattccgaaaaaaaaaactaaaatattccattattccttttttacttGGGATTTTTGTATCGTGCCCGTCGTCGATAGGGGATCGCAGGATCCGATCATCGAGTATAATCCGCCAGCCACCTTacaccaagtgtcaaagtgctgcatacaacacaacaacaatcctgctctttgtatgggagttagacaatcattattaaattaattttagtgtaatatttgaacgatttttatatcttaaaacctattctcataccaccataaggtgtgtgcaaagtttcgttgaaaatgatccagccgtttcggaggctgctcgcaacaaacaccgtgacacgagatttttatatatatagatagaAGATAGTTAGCATCCTTGCCGTGTCAGAGGTTGTTTTTGAGGGCGGCTGTGGAAATCACTGGGCATGACGTCATGTATacaaaaacgattttttttaatggagttcaataaaattttatgattttttttagattaaTATTCAGCAATCTTTTCATCAAAAATAGTGTTTTCTGAAACATTCAGTTATGTTCGGTGCTCATCAAAATGACAGCTCGTTTACTGAAATCAAAGTAAAGTCATTCTCAtattaggctggaaatagacgaaccgagatcgtcgcagtaccgcgaaattcgcgccttatttataacagttgtagaacagttgagctgtcaaatcttccgcgcctccaatcgcgcctgctgtgtaatgcggtattgctgagattttcgcggtagcgcgaacagattatttttactttttatggtggatttgtgtgaaaactcgtgtcgcGAAACGAATTTTGTACTTTATTTTGCATGAattatgtaaaataaataatttgtttcgcaaattgataaaacaatattgcttcttggcacattcaatcgtcaccagacctcggatgggtccatacacgaaccgcgattatctcgcctatctgtcacATTTTATAACAGagttgacagctcaagtcatacgcgattttcgcggtaccgcgacgatctcggttcgtctatttccagccttactGATTTTGCAATTTGACACATCAAGTGttaaatcagtacaatttcgTTCAATAATTGTTCAATGAAATATAAATAGCATTTTTCCTAATAAATATAATCCTCTTAAAGTCTAAAAATACCCGAATGTTCTGCAAGAAttgtatcaaataaatgatacagggtttcccacgatttattggttggttcccatcaatttttggtgggttcccatgtttgtttggtgcgttcccacggttttttggtcgtttcccagaatttgttggtgcaattgtattgatatccaatcggaaaataccaataaattatgggaacgaaccaaaaatctatgggatacgaccaaaaaatcgtgggaacgcaccaaaaaatcatgggaactgaccaataaatcgtgggaaaccctgtaagatgtataaaagtactaaattgaacaaaaaataccGAGGTATTCATTGTATTTTGGCTGAAATCAcgaaattcgacttacacttatattcgagttacgcggattcctcgggaacgcacaaaccgcgtaactcgggagcAGTCTGTAGTTGGTATTCTATCACTGAaccgtttcagtaaaaaactttactgGGGCGTGGATTCCAACCAGCCCGAGACGACTGGGAAATCAAATTCCCTCCCTATAAGCTTTGCAATAAATAGGGCACGGGCTTTGGATCGCCTTTGTTCTAGGCCGTTTTCTAGGCCGAGCAGTTCTCCTCTTCTAGCATATGAAGGAACAGTCGCATTTCTGATTTTTGTTGATTGGATAGATAGTCGCTACAATATTTAACTGccgagtgtttttgtttatttattttcttttccttttttctttttttcattgaaaaaCTCATAAACAACATCTTACCGTGTCGATGCAGAAGGCTACACAAGTATCGATTCTACAGTTATACAGTTTACCCTCGATCACCAAGATGGTAGCTACGAGGGACTTTTGGCCGATTGTGCTGGTTGCATTTGTGGCGTACGGCTCTGGGGTACCATTCAATATTGATGGGTTGTCACGCAAATATACAGGCTTCGTTGCCGATCACTCCATCAACAATTTTTATAATACCACCCAACAACCAACATCGGACATAAGCCTGAAATCAAAGTTTGGCAAAGTTCTCATGGATATTGCAGTTCCTTTTTTCGAACGGCTGAACAAAAACTTCGCTAGAATTAATGAAATCAATAAGCGCACTTCCTTTCCAGCCAAAATCCTAAAGGGAAACAAGAAGCAACAACCAATCATGGTTGAAAATGTCACACAAAATGTGTCCATATTGCAAGAGATAAGCCCGATCAGCGAAGAGCCGAACATGGTCGAAACGATTCAACGTCTGTCTGAGTCAAACAACGTCACAGTCACACAACGTACAATCCAAGGCCCGTTGAACTATAGCGAGGACAATCAAGAGACAGATTCAACCAAAGAAACAGTCCACAACCCGGGGAACAACAACGTAGACGATCAAGGAAACAAGCAAGCAACCGGCCTTTCTCAGCGGTTCATAATTGATTGGATTGTAATAACGCCATTAATTATAACTATGattataatttttgtttttgtgattTATTTACCTTAGGTGAGTGTTGCGAACGACGAAAATAATGTAATCCTAAACCCTTCAAGTAACCCTTTTTTGACTTGCATGTTTTAGCAATaaagcatttcatttcatttcgaatCTATAACGGTTAACTTAGGAGTGCTGCATGCACGTGTGTCCATCGTCCAATCCATAGACCAATTCCGAGAAGCGGAAGAAAATCGATCAAGGGACGAAGACGATCAAGGGAACAAGCAAGCAACCGGCCTTTCTCAGTGGATCGTAGTTGTGTGGAATGTAGTATCGCTATTAATCatatttataattataaaaataatctttAAAAGTGTCCACTACTACAAGACCTACAGACTACAGACAGAATCGATTCCCATACGCACCGTTACCCAATAACAAGGAGTGACTATCCGTGTGGTAGTGCTAGACTGTCTCGGAAGTCTGTTATAGATCGACATGACTTAAAATTCCTACGGATAGCAAAGAACGACATTGCGAGGATCCTACACTTCCGACACTATTAACAGGAAACAACAGGAGTGACAAAGAACCCATACACAAGCATAGTTTGAAGAGAAAGTAAACACTTGCATCGATCATTCCTGAGTAATATTCTATGATAAAAATTATCTTGATAATTATCGAGATTTGCCATTTCCATACTCAAGTACATTGGAAACAAATATCTTGCATCAGCATTTCGACATtcacacagcaacagcaatacagtgagagaaaaaaataaaaagcaagagcgagaaaaagagaaagggagagagagaaagagagagagagataattaaagattgatagaaaaaaaactttagaGAGAGCATTATTTGAAGTCTGGATACAACTTACCTTGTATCGAAAAAACTTATTTTCTTCAGGAATCGAAGCCACCAGAAGCTAGAAGTGATAATGGAAGAAGGTCTACGTAAAAATAACCATATTTGGTGTTTGggattgttgtttgtgtggaaTTCCTCATGCATTTCCAAAAAACTTTTGGACGCATACATTAGCGTAttgtttgtatatttgtgtgttcatttttttttttattttatgtattgtttttcaattttataaaTCTCAATATTTTGGCTTATCTCGcaatttacttttaatttcggattacagtggagcgccgtttatccgggcttctcgggacttgacttcgcccggataagcgaataacacggataatgagtcaaatgatatattttatcaccaattcatggtgattttttggaaatttttcttatttttaataaaaataacccagtttttattaacttaaTGTTTTTCGAAagagaatttttaaaatttgccatgaataacagtgttttttgttatgacaatgtgctcttataaccgctttttcaaatatcctccttaTAACCCAATGTCACTGTTTATACACAAGAGTTAGGAGCTGAGGCAGCTGCAATGCTATAATTAACGAATATTATAACTAGCGAATTGAACCATAATGCTATAATTAGAGTGCCATAATTTGGCGGCCATCAacgcgttggttggtgtgcgtgagaggGCAACAGCAGAAAGGTGATCGCCCGAACAGCGGGAACCTTCTTCcacgaacggcaacggcagcgaTCGGACGCGCGCGCAATCCGCTtagtttttaagttgtttgttaaaataaaattaaacataaaaaataccgCAACGTCCAACCCTAGACTGATCagtcacttttgtattgaactgtcatttctcaacagcacggataaacggaaagccggataaaaggtacccggataaacggcgctccactgtaattttttttaagcgtaagcaaaaaatcaaaacgaaaACTATTTTACCTAATTCTTTATACATATTATTGAGGTCGTCTAATTGGGTGCTTGTAAGCTATTACATACACACTTACTTTTACTCCAAAAACTGAGTGTGACCAATTCCTGATCTTTTACATCACCTTTCAACAAGGTTCAAGATACTTACACCTCTCTTTTGTTAAGTTCACTGTTACCATCTGTAATCGAATAAAGTTGCTACCCTTGCTATCCAAAAGATATTTTTGCTTGTCTTTTTATGCTGATCCTCGAACGACTTATTGAAAGAAAGATGTTATGTTAAGGTTTAACACAGTTTGAAACAATGTTTCCAATTGTATTAAAAGCATTATTACTCATCCTAAACagcaaaatagaaaacaaaacaattttgcGATGTTCTACAAGAGACTACGTTGCGATCGACCACAGCAGACAATCGAACGTATTCATTCAATCTCTATCCTATTTACAGTTTTTGAAAAGTGTAACGTCTGAGTGTCTTCTCGTTTTCCTACAAACTAGTTaaaatggcccggttacagggctacgcaacGTTTATTGGGACATATACGTCTTATCAACGATATAAGAATTGCACTTCaaataatcattttgtttttgaatcctttgtaaaataattttttgggTGCTAATATTATTTGTAACAAACATTGCAGTGTATAGGATTTgataattttctttatttaatgTATTACAAATTGAATTGTGAATGGTGTACCggttggaatatttttttttatcaaaatacaCACTGTTTGCGATACATTTGATCTTTCGGATCATATGTTCCAGGTAACATCAAGTCCCGTGGTATCTTGACATACGCCTTATCGAATCCCGGGAATGTCGTATTCTACGAACTCTTTCCGCTCTTCAGCATCTTGAACAGTCTGGGCTGTCGGCACACGTACCAGCACCTTATCACCGAACGTTCGGCGATTTCCCATTACGTCCTGCAGGGCGTGATCGAGGGCGCGAGCCTCTAGagccaggggtctccaaactacggcccgcgagAGCCTATTattagtttggagacccctattctagagcatagcagctgctcatggATGTCTCGTTCCATAAGATCAGTGATGCCATTTGCATCAATTCAGCCTGTGCTGACTATACATGGATGTTATAGGAACTGTTAGCGTCCAGGTATAGCGATAGCTTGAATGTAGAGTGAAGCGTACGTCCCCCGGTCAGTAGCAGAGCAGCAATTCCAGTTGGAGCCACTG
Coding sequences within:
- the LOC120901597 gene encoding uncharacterized protein LOC120901597; amino-acid sequence: MVAIKLLRLIVLITMVAYGYGAPLTTDGLSLNIRSEYPNVSDPFANTAYNATQEAAQLPVPQVIEKYGSTLMNVFDHFQRWLEKPLQRMIKINQLTDISPDMLKKGSKHLKQTVKNSSYDLATLLEIIPLTQEPIVVETTEILSSPITFTVTQRTTYNEQVNEQVNSAALYYFSWWLITLPIVVASWI